Proteins co-encoded in one Salvia splendens isolate huo1 chromosome 4, SspV2, whole genome shotgun sequence genomic window:
- the LOC121800143 gene encoding major allergen Pru ar 1-like gives MAAIIDKQEIKSSIPAGRLFKAFVLDSDNILPEIMPGVFKSLEIIQGDHDEVGRIKIVTFSPETQIKAAKHRTEAIDEVNYKYKYSLIEGSILGDDLESITYDINVENGENDVVSVMTFVTTYRPKGDNHHSILEKVKQSQERTEGFVRAIEAYILANPFKYNI, from the exons atGGCGGCGATAATTGATAAGCAAGAAATAAAGAGTTCGATACCGGCGGGAAGGTTATTCAAAGCATTTGTATTGGATTCCGACAACATCCTGCCGGAGATAATGCCCGGAGTTTTCAAGTCTTTGGAAATCATACAAGGAGATCATGATGAAGTTGGAAGAATAAAGATTGTAACATTTTCCCCAg AGACTCAAATCAAGGCTGCAAAGCATAGGACCGAAGCAATTGATGAGGTGAACTACAAGTACAAATATAGTCTTATCGAAGGGAGTATATTGGGAGATGATTTAGAGTCCATCACGTACGACATCAACGTTGAAAATGGtgaaaacgacgtcgtttctgTTATGACCTTTGTCACTACTTATCGCCCCAAAGGCGATAACCACCATAGCATACTAGAGAAGGTCAAGCAAAGCCAAGAGAGGACTGAGGGATTTGTTCGTGCTATTGAAGCCTACATTCTTGCAAACCCTTTTAAGTACAATATCTGA
- the LOC121800231 gene encoding major allergen Pru ar 1-like has protein sequence MGVIVDEEAITCSIPPARIFKAFIVDSHNLIPKILPTVFKSIEYTSGNGGPGSIKVLSYYEGGEVKTMTHRVDELDEQNLVYKFSILEGANMGIDFESASVVNKVEAGPDGGCIFKSTNTYTTKGDNESAIREGIKKGKESVVGFFQAVVGHLQSNPDAYK, from the exons atgggTGTAATAGTTGATGAGGAAGCAATCACATGTTCAATTCCACCTGCTAGGATTTTCAAAGCATTCATCGTTGATTCACACAATCTAATTCCCAAGATTTTGCCTACTGTTTTTAAGAGCATCGAGTATACAAGTGGAAATGGTGGACCTGGATCGATTAAGGTCCTTTCTTATTACGAAG GAGGTGAAGTGAAGACCATGACGCATAGAGTGGACGAATTGGACGAGCAAAATCTTGTGTACAAGTTCAGTATACTTGAAGGTGCTAATATGGGTATAGATTTTGAGTCTGCCTCGGTCGTGAACAAGGTTGAAGCTGGTCCCGATGGAGGTTGCATCTTTAAATCCACCAACACATATACCACGAAAGGGGATAACGAGAGTGCGATTCGAGAGGGTATAAAGAAAGGTAAAGAGAGTGTTGTTGGATTCTTCCAAGCTGTTGTGGGACACCTACAATCGAACCCCGATGCATACAAGTGA
- the LOC121801099 gene encoding transcription factor bHLH51-like: protein MEIELGRKRRFDDEMEDIGADISTLNYDSDDLLFRFFFSHFLIKRCRDRINAQLSANSSLNRSTLRKLIPKSEKMDKAAPLGHVVDHVKEQRQRAKEASKISSGVPSEIDEVIVDQIEDGSEQIKSSIRCDDRPELFAEIGSALKALEATIVEANISKHTHQHPHNP from the exons ATGGAGATAGAATTAGGGAGAAAAAGGAGATTTGATGATGAAATGGAGGATATAGGCGCTGATATCTCCACCTTGAATTACGATTCCGATGACCTGTTATTTCGTTTCTTCTTCAGTCATTTTCTTATT AAACGCTGCAGAGACAGAATCAACGCTCAACTCTCAGCAAACTCATCCCTAAATCGCTCAACTCTCCGCAAACTCATCCCTAAATCTGAAAAG ATGGACAAGGCAGCGCCATTGGGGCACGTGGTGGATCACGTGAAGGAGCAGCGGCAGAGGGCGAAGGAGGCGAGCAAAATCAGCAGCGGCGTGCCGAGCGAGATCGACGAGGTAATCGTCGATCAGATTGAAGACGGATCGGAGCAGATCAAGTCGTCGATCCGTTGCGACGATCGGCCGGAGCTCTTCGCGGAGATCGGGAGCGCTCTGAAAGCGCTGGAAGCCACCATTGTTGAAGCCAACATCTCGAAGCACACACACCAGCACCCTCACAATccctaa
- the LOC121798492 gene encoding major allergen Pru ar 1-like yields the protein MGSVIVDDLQISSSIPPARLFKSFILDSDNLMPKVLPGFFKSFETVHGDGGAGSIKLITWAEGDQIKSAKHRTDEIDETNRVFKYTLIEGGALGDDFELVSYDMKVEDGPDGGCVYKVTSKYHTKEDNQNVIQEKIKQGHEGAKAFFHAVEAYLQANPNEYN from the exons ATGGGCAGTGTGATCGTCGACGATCTACAAATCAGCAGCTCAATCCCTCCGGCAAGACTATTCAAATCATTCATTCTTGACTCCGACAACCTCATGCCCAAGGTGTTGCCGGGCTTCTTCAAGAGCTTTGAAACCGTTCACGGCGACGGCGGCGCTGGTTCCATCAAGCTGATCACTTGGGCTGAAG GAGACCAAATCAAGAGCGCAAAGCATAGAACTGATGAAATCGATGAGACAAATCGTGTATTCAAGTACACTCTGATCGAAGGTGGAGCCCTGGGAGATGATTTTGAGCTTGTCTCGTATGACATGAAGGTTGAAGACGGTCCAGATGGAGGTTGTGTGTACAAGGTGACTAGCAAATATCACACCAAAGAAGATAACCAAAATGtgattcaagagaagatcaaacAAGGACACGAAGGAGCTAAGGCATTCTTCCATGCTGTTGAAGCTTACCTCCAAGCAAACCCCAACGAATACAATTAA
- the LOC121800508 gene encoding major allergen Pru ar 1-like, giving the protein MGVIVDEQVLTCSISPTRFFKAFFVDSKNLLPKILPTVFKSAEYIEGNGGSILLLSFYEGNEVKTMKHKVEEIDEANLVYKFSIIEGANIGVDFESVKSVNKVEAGPDGGCILKSVVTYNTKGDNENVIQESIKKAKESLVGFFQAVVGHLHSNPDAYN; this is encoded by the exons ATGGGTGTAATTGTTGATGAGCAAGTACTCACATGCTCAATCTCACCAACTAGGTTTTTCAAAGCATTCTTTGTTGATTCGAAGAACTTGTTGCCCAAAATTTTACCTACGGTTTTCAAGAGTGCAGAATACATAGAGGGCAATGGTGGATCCATCTTACTGCTTTCTTTCTATGAAG GAAATGAAGTGAAGACCATGAAACATAAGGTCGAGGAAATTGACGAGGCAAATCTTGTGTACAAGTTCAGCATAATCGAAGGTGCTAACATTGGCGTCGATTTTGAGTCTGTCAAGAGTGTGAACAAGGTTGAAGCTGGTCCCGATGGAGGTTGCATTCTTAAATCAGTTGTCACATACAACACAAAAGGAGATAACGAGAATGTGATTCAAGAGAGTATCAAGAAAGCCAAAGAGAGTCTCGTTGGATTCTTCCAAGCTGTTGTGGGACATCTACATTCCAACCCTGATGCATACAACTGA
- the LOC121801100 gene encoding major allergen Pru ar 1-like, translating into MGDQIKSAKHRTDEIDEANRVFKYTLIEGGALRDDFELVSYDMKVEDGPNGGCVYKMTSKYHTKGDNHNVIQEKIKQGHEGAKAFFHAVEAYLQANPNEYN; encoded by the exons ATGG ggGACCAAATCAAGAGTGCAAAACATAGAACTGATGAGATCGATGAAGCAAATCGTGTGTTCAAGTACACTTTGATCGAAGGTGGAGCCCTCAGAGATGATTTTGAGCTCGTCTCGTACGACATGAAGGTTGAAGATGGTCCAAATGGAGGGTGTGTGTACAAGATGACTAGCAAATACCACACCAAAGGAGATAATCACAATGtgattcaagagaagatcaaacAAGGACATGAAGGAGCTAAGGCATTCTTCCATGCTGTTGAAGCTTACCTCCAAGCAAACCCCAACGAATACAACTAA
- the LOC121800008 gene encoding major allergen Pru ar 1-like, with the protein MGVIVDEQVLTCSIPPARFFKAFFVHSNNLMPKILPTVFKSIEFTEGTGGPGSIKVLSFHEGNEVKTMKHKVEELDEANLVYKFNIIEGANMGVDFESVKCVNKVEAGPDGGCVLKSTVTYNTKGDNENVIQESIKKAKEGLVGFFQAVVGHLHSNPDAYN; encoded by the exons ATGGGTGTGATTGTTGATGAGCAAGTACTCACATGTTCAATTCCACCAGCTAGGTTTTTCAAAGCTTTCTTCGTTCATTCCAACAACCTAATGCCCAAGATTTTGCCAACAGTTTTCAAGAGTATCGAATTCACAGAAGGCACTGGTGGACCTGGATCCATCAAGGTTCTTTCTTTCCACGAAG GAAATGAGGTGAAGACCATGAAGCATAAGGTCGAGGAACTTGACGAGGCAAACCTTGTGTACAAGTTCAATATCATCGAAGGTGCTAACATGGGTGTTGATTTTGAGTCCGTCAAATGTGTGAACAAGGTTGAAGCTGGTCCGGATGGAGGTTGCGTTCTTAAATCAACTGTCACATACAACACAAAAGGAGATAACGAGAATGTGATTCAAGAGAGCATCAAGAAAGCCAAAGAGGGTCTTGTTGGATTCTTCCAAGCTGTTGTGGGACATCTACACTCCAACCCTGATGCATACAACTAA
- the LOC121800410 gene encoding major allergen Pru ar 1-like, whose protein sequence is MGVIVDEQVLTCSIPPARFFKAFFVDSINLLPKILPTIFKSIEYTEGNGGPGSIKVFSFYQGNEVKLMKHKVEEIDEANLVYKFSIIEGANMGVVFESVKSVNKVEASPDGGCILKSTVTCNTKEDNENVIQESIRKSKESLVGFFQAVVGYLHSNPDAYK, encoded by the exons ATGGGTGTGATTGTTGATGAGCAAGTACTCACGTGCTCAATCCCACCAGCTAGGTTTTTCAAAGCTTTCTTTGTTGATTCCATCAACCTATTGCCCAAGATTTTGCCTACAATTTTCAAGAGTATAGAATATACAGAGGGTAATGGTGGACCTGGATCTATTAAAGTGTTTTCTTTCTACCAAG GAAATGAAGTGAAGCTCATGAAGCATAAGGTCGAGGAAATTGACGAGGCAAATCTTGTGTACAAGTTCAGTATAATCGAAGGTGCTAACATGGGCGTTGTTTTCGAGTCTGTCAAAAGTGTAAATAAGGTTGAAGCTAGTCCGGATGGAGGGTGCATTCTTAAATCAACAGTCACATGTAATACAAAAGAAGATAACGAGAATGTGATTCAAGAGAGTATCAGAAAATCCAAGGAGAGTCTTGTTGGATTCTTCCAAGCTGTCGTGGGATATCTACATTCTAACCCGGATgcatacaaataa